A stretch of Cucumis sativus cultivar 9930 chromosome 2, Cucumber_9930_V3, whole genome shotgun sequence DNA encodes these proteins:
- the LOC101211052 gene encoding zingipain-2, with protein MGNYAFHFLTLFLLLFRPLSATSNVSELFEIWCTEHGKSYSSAEEKLYRLGVFADNYEFVTHHNNLDNSSYTLSLNSYADLTHHEFKVSRLGFSPALRNFRPVLPQEPSLPRDVPDSLDWRKKGAVTAVKDQGSCGACWSFSATGAMEGINQIMTGSLISLSEQELIDCDRSYNSGCGGGLMDYAYQFVISNHGIDTENDYPYQARDGSCRKDKLQRNVVTIDGYADIPSNDEGKLLQAVAAQPVSVGICGSERAFQLYSKGIFSGPCSTSLDHAVLIVGYGSENGVDYWIVKNSWGKSWGMDGYMHMQRNSGNSEGVCGINKLASYPTKTNPNPPPSPPPGPTKCSILTSCAAGETCCCAKKFLGLCLSWKCCGLSSAVCCKDGRHCCPFDYPICDTDRNLCLKQTMNGTRTEILENRSSSGSSGTWSSF; from the exons ATGGGCAACTACGCCTTCCATTTCCTGactctctttctccttctttttcGACCTCTTTCTGCTACTTCGAATGTTTCGGAACTTTTCGAAATCTGGTGTACAGAGCATGGGAAGTCGTATTCCTCCGCCGAAGAAAAGCTCTACAGACTCGGTGTGTTTGCCGATAACTATGAATTTGTTACCCATCACAACAATTTGGACAATTCTTCTTATACCCTTTCTCTAAATTCTTATGCTGATCTTACCCACCATGAGTTTAAGGTCTCTCGCTTGGGTTTTTCCCCTGCTTTGCGGAACTTCCGGCCGGTTCTGCCGCAAGAACCATCTCTTCCACGGGATGTTCCTGATTCGTTAGATTGGAGGAAGAAAGGGGCGGTGACTGCTGTTAAGGATCAAGGAAGCTGTG GCGCTTGTTGGTCTTTCTCAGCTACAGGAGCCATGGAAGGGATCAACCAGATTATGACAGGGTCTCTTATTAGTCTCTCTGAACAGGAATTGATTGATTGTGACAGATCTTATAATTCTGGCTGTGGAGGAGGATTGATGGATTATGCATACCAATTTGTGATCAGTAACCATGGGATTGACACCGAGAATGATTATCCTTATCAAGCTCGTGATGGATCATGTCGTAAGGACAAG CTGCAGAGGAATGTTGTTACCATTGATGGCTATGCCGATATTCCTTCAAATGATGAAGGAAAATTACTGCAAGCAGTAGCAGCTCAACCTGTGAGTGTTGGCATATGTGGCAGTGAGAGAGCCTTTCAATTATACTCAAAG GGAATTTTCTCCGGTCCATGTTCAACTTCTTTGGATCATGCTGTGTTGATTGTAGGATATGGATCAGAAAATGGAGTTGATTATTGGATTGTGAAGAACTCATGGGGTAAAAGTTGGGGAATGGATGGTTACATGCACATGCAGCGCAACAGCGGCAATTCCGAAGGCGTTTGTGGAATCAACAAGCTTGCTTCATATCCAACTAAAACAAATCCTAACCCTCCTCCATCCCCTCCTCCAGGTCCAACAAAATGTAGTATTCTTACTAGCTGTGCTGCTGGAGAAACATGTTGTTGTGCAAAGAAATTCCTTGGCCTTTGTTTATCATGGAAATGCTGTGGATTGAGCTCTGCCGTATGTTGCAAGGATGGTCGTCATTGTTGCCCATTCGATTATCCCATTTGTGATACTGACAGGAACCTATGCCTCAag CAAACGATGAACGGTACACGAACAGAAATACTTGAGAATAGGAGTTCTTCTGGATCATCTGGTACTTGGAGCTCTTTCTAA
- the LOC101213875 gene encoding dehydration-responsive element-binding protein 2D yields MLKSCSSNNKNNKKASSRKGCMRGKGGPENALCTYKGVRQRTWGKWVAEIREPNRGARLWLGTFDTSHDAALAYDNAARRLYGSDAKLNLPLISSSISVSVSSSSSTTTSDNNNNNSVVATANTYNNDVNPTVEDVASSSSLSNNKRFREDEDQEQIGGLWRAMSISLDDSIWVEAAMSLDFPLLMEQQTFFSPNLVDTNPNAGLDSSLQWY; encoded by the coding sequence atgttgaaatctTGCTCATCCAACAACAAGAACAACAAAAAGGCATCCTCAAGAAAGGGTTGTATGAGAGGAAAAGGAGGCCCTGAAAATGCTTTATGTACTTATAAAGGTGTTCGTCAAAGAACTTGGGGCAAATGGGTTGCTGAAATTCGAGAACCAAATCGTGGTGCTCGTCTTTGGCTTGGTACTTTTGATACTTCCCATGATGCTGCTTTAGCTTATGACAATGCTGCTCGTCGTCTTTATGGCTCTGATGCTAAACTCAATCTCCctctaatttcttcttctatttctgtttctgtgtcttcttcttcttctactactACTtctgataataataataacaatagtgTTGTTGCTACTGCTAATACTTATAATAATGATGTCAATCCTACGGTGGAAGAtgttgcttcttcttcctctctttctaaTAACAAGAGATTTAGGGAGGATGAAGATCAGGAACAAATTGGAGGGCTTTGGAGAGCTATGAGTATTAGTTTAGATGATTCCATTTGGGTTGAAGCAGCCATGTCTTTGGATTTTCCACTTCTTATGGAACAACAAACCTTCTTTTCTCCTAATTTGGTTGATACTAATCCAAATGCTGGATTGGATTCTTCACTCCAATggtattaa
- the LOC101210805 gene encoding purple acid phosphatase 2, with amino-acid sequence MGVPAFRLGFSVLLVFAFVLCDLGVCNGGITSGFVRDDDASLDMPLDSDVFRPPPGKNAPQQVHITQGDSEGKSVIISWVTPDKPGSNRVVYWAENSGIRNHAEGYFTSYKYFNYTSGYIHHCTIENLEYDTKYFYVIGFGSLSRRFWFTTPPKVGPDVPYTFGLIGDLGQTYDSNRTLTHYELNPTKGQTVLFLGDLSYADRYPFHDNTRWDTWGRFVERSAAYQPWIWTAGNHELDYVPEIGESEPFKPYFHRYHVPHNSSAGSSHLWYSIKRASAHIIVLSSYSSFVKSSPQYKWLANELLKVNRDETPWLIVLMHTPMYSSYIHHYMEGESMRVAFEPWFVKYKVDVVFAGHVHAYERSERISNIEYNLVNGLCSPVRNINAPVYITIGDGGNSEGLVTEMTKPQPKYSAYREASFGHGTLDIKNRTHAYFAWHRNQDEYAVETDSLWLHNREWISTKLPQSSIMTHLSSAAA; translated from the exons ATGGGAGTTCCCGCGTTTCGTCTTGGTTTTTCtgttcttttagtttttgctTTTGTGCTCTGTGATTTGGGTGTTTGTAATGGTGGAATTACGAGTGGCTTTGTTCGGGATGATGACGCTTCGTTGGATATGCCGCTTGATAGCGATGTCTTTAGGCCTCCTCCTGGTAAAAATGCCCCCCAACAG GTTCATATAACACAGGGGGATTCTGAGGGAAAGAGTGTGATAATCTCTTGGGTTACACCAGATAAACCAGGTTCAAACAGAGTAGTTTATTGGGCTGAAAACAGTGGCATTAGAAATCATGCTGAAGGTTATTTTACTTCCTACAAGTATTTCAACTATACATCTGGTTACATTCACCACTGCACCATTGAAAACTTAGAG TATGATACTAAATACTTCTACGTGATTGGATTTGGAAGTCTATCAAGAAGGTTTTGGTTTACAACCCCTCCTAAAGTTGGCCCTGATGTGCCTTATACTTTTGGTCTTATAG GGGATCTTGGTCAAACATACGATTCTAATAGAACACTTACACACTATGAATTGAACCCAACTAAAGGACAGACCGTGTTGTTCCTTGGGGATTTATCTTATGCAGACCGTTATCCATTCCATGATAACACTAGATGGGACACATGGGGGAGGTTTGTGGAAAGAAGTGCTGCTTATCAACCTTGGATTTGGACTGCAGGGAACCATGAACTTGATTATGTTCCTGAAATT GGTGAAAGTGAACCATTTAAGCCTTATTTTCATCGTTACCATGTCCCACACAATTCATCAGCTGGCTCCTCTCACCTTTGGTACTCCATTAAAAGAGCTTCAGCTCATATAATCGTCTTGTCCTCTTACTCATCATTTG TGAAAAGCAGCCCTCAATATAAATGGCTAGCTAATGAGCTGCTGAAGGTAAACAGGGACGAGACACCATGGCTCATAGTTCTCATGCATACTCCAATGTACAGCAGTTATATCCACCATTACATGGAAGGAGAAAGCATGAGAGTGGCCTTCGAGCCGTGGTTCGTCAAATATAAAGTTGATGTAGTCTTCGCCGGTCATGTTCATGCCTACGAACGATCT GAACGAATATCAAACATCGAATACAATCTTGTAAATGGGTTATGTTCTCCAGTTCGTAATATAAATGCTCCAGTTTATATAACCATTGGAGATGGCGGAAACTCTGAAGGATTAGTAACTGA AATGACTAAACCACAGCCAAAATACTCGGCTTATCGTGAAGCCAGCTTTGGACATGGCACATTAGACATAAAGAACAGAACTCATGCCTACTTTGCTTGGCATAGGAACCAAGACGAATATGCTGTAGAAACTGATTCTTTGTGGCTGCATAACCGAGAATGGATATCAACTAAATTGCCACAATCTTCCATAATGACTCACCTTTCATCAGCAGCTGCCTGA